Within the Litorilinea aerophila genome, the region CCGCCGATCATGCCCGGCCTCCTTCCTCAATCAACTCCTCGGTCGATTCCGTCGATACCGCCGGTGCGTCTTCCACCAGCTGGCTGCGATAGATTTCGGCGTAAATGGGGCTCTCCTCCATCAAGTCGGCATGTTTACCCTGGGCGACGATGCGTCCCTTCTCCAACACCAGGATCAGGTCGGCGTGGAGGACGGTACTGATACGCTGGGCGATGACAAAGCTGGTACGCCCTTTCATCAGCCGGTCCAGGGCCTGCTGGATGAGGGCTTCGGTGGCCACATCCACGCTGCTGGTGGAATCGTCCAGGATGAGGATGCGGGGATCCAGCAGCAGGGCCC harbors:
- a CDS encoding ATP-binding cassette domain-containing protein, encoding IVEAARAAQAHDFIMEMERGYDTYVGERGVTLSGGQKQRIAIARALLLDPRILILDDSTSSVDVATEALIQQALDRLMKGRTSFVIAQRISTVLHADLILVLEKGRIVAQGKHADLMEESPIYAEIYRSQLVEDAPAVSTESTEELIEEGGRA